DNA from Evansella sp. LMS18:
ACAAATTTTAATTGCTTTTGTTGCGGCTATCATTCTTGGGGCAATTTTCGGCCCGCGAATAGAAGTTGTCCAGCCATTAGGTGATTTCTTTATCCGTCTTATCCGGTTTATCATTGTACCATTAATACTGGCGACACTTGTTGTTGGTGTGGCAGGAACAGGAAATATTAAAAAGCTCGGGCGAATGGGCGGGAAAACAGTGGCCTATTACCTGGCCACATCCGCAATCGCTATCACTATTGGTCTTGGAATTGGTTTCGCATTCCAGCCGGGAGCAGGGGTAGATATTCCGGCGGAAGCAGTGGGGGAAGAGCCGGCAGTTCAGGAAACGAGCTTAGTAGACACGCTGCTGAATATCATTCCAACAAATCCATTCCAGTCGATGGTCGAAGGGAATATTCTGCAGATTATCTTTTTTGCCCTGTTTCTGGGAGTTGCTATATCCCTCGTCGGGGAGAAGGCACAGCCTGTTTACCGTTTCTTTGAAGCTTTTTCAGAAGTCATGTACAGAATTACAGGGATCGTTATCCGGTTAGCGCCAATCGGTGTATTTGGTCTGATTGCTCCTGTGGTCGGGCAGTATGGAGTATCGGTGCTCCTACCGCTTCTGAAAGTTATTCTCGCTGTCCTTGTCGCCTGTCTGATTCACGCAGGAATCACATACTCGATTGCCGTAAAAACCTTAGGAAAAATGAGTCCGTTTCAGTTTTTCAAAGGGATCGCTCCTGCCGGTCTGTTTGCATTCAGTTCAGCGAGCAGTGCGGGAACATTACCGCTTACAATGAAAAATACAGAAGAAAACTTAGGAGTATCTAAGAGAACGAGCAGTTTTGTCCTTCCTCTCGGGGCGACAATTAACATGGATGGAACCGCCATCTATCAGGGTGTTGCTGTTCTGTTCATTGCCCAGTTTTATGGCATTGAATTGACGATGACACAACTATTGTTAGTAGTGCTTACAGCTACATTAGCATCAATCGGAACTGCTGGCGTACCAGGTGCCGGAATGATCATGCTTACCCTCGTTCTCACAACAATAGGGCTTCCTCTCGAAGGAATTGCCTTGGTTGCCGGGATTGACCGTATTCTTGATATGTTCCGGACTTCTGTTAATGTCATCGGGGATGCTGCAGGAGCGGTGGTTGTGGACCGTACTGAGAAGAACAATGAAGAAAGTCTTGAAGAAAGGGAGCATGAAATTAAACTGAATGCGTAATAGCTTCCAGCCCCAGTGTTCTCCTGCGCAATAGTAAGAAAGCAGGAGGAACTGGGGCGTTTATCAATGAATTACATTAACCGCTTCGCTTCAAAATACAGTATCTGAATAAATTTTTTGGCGTTAATACGGATCTGAGTGGTGGATAATGCCTGCTCGTTTTTCAGCTCGGCCATTCTTTCTCTGACTATGGCGAAGTCAAAAAACTTAGGTGCATAGCTTTCAAATATTGGATTAGTAAAGTCATCAAGCCCTAGGGAAGAAAGGTGGTTCAGTGACTGGAAAATCGTCCTTCTCACTCGCT
Protein-coding regions in this window:
- a CDS encoding dicarboxylate/amino acid:cation symporter; amino-acid sequence: MKKLNLLTQILIAFVAAIILGAIFGPRIEVVQPLGDFFIRLIRFIIVPLILATLVVGVAGTGNIKKLGRMGGKTVAYYLATSAIAITIGLGIGFAFQPGAGVDIPAEAVGEEPAVQETSLVDTLLNIIPTNPFQSMVEGNILQIIFFALFLGVAISLVGEKAQPVYRFFEAFSEVMYRITGIVIRLAPIGVFGLIAPVVGQYGVSVLLPLLKVILAVLVACLIHAGITYSIAVKTLGKMSPFQFFKGIAPAGLFAFSSASSAGTLPLTMKNTEENLGVSKRTSSFVLPLGATINMDGTAIYQGVAVLFIAQFYGIELTMTQLLLVVLTATLASIGTAGVPGAGMIMLTLVLTTIGLPLEGIALVAGIDRILDMFRTSVNVIGDAAGAVVVDRTEKNNEESLEEREHEIKLNA